From Aedes albopictus strain Foshan chromosome 1, AalbF5, whole genome shotgun sequence, one genomic window encodes:
- the LOC109406929 gene encoding ADP-ribosylation factor 2, with product MGLTISSVLTRLFGKKQMRILMVGLDAAGKTTILYKLKLGEIVTTIPTIGFNVETVEYKNICFTVWDVGGQDKIRPLWRHYFQNTQGLIFVVDSNDRERIVEAEKELQSMLQEDELRDAVLLVFANKQDLPNAMTAAELTDKLHLNQLRNRHWYIQATCATQGHGLYEGLDWLSNELAKK from the exons ATGGGTCTAACAATTTCTAGTGTTTTAACTAGGCTTTTCGGCAAAAAGCAGATGAGAATACTAATGG TCGGTTTGGATGCCGCCGGAAAGACTACCATTCTGTACAAGTTGAAGCTCGGGGAAATCGTGACAACAATTCCCACGATCGGTTTCAACGTCGAAACGGTTGAGTACAAGAACATTTGCTTCACCGTATGGGACGTCGGCGGTCAGGACAAAATTCGCCCCCTGTGGCGCCACTACTTCCAGAACACGCAAGGGCTTATATTCGTGGTGGACTCGAACGATCGGGAGCGAATTGTGGAGGCCGAAAAAGAACTGCAAAGTATGTTACAGGAGGATGAACTACGGGATGCGGTCCTGCTAGTGTTTGCCAACAAACAAGATCTGCCGAACGCGATGACCGCCGCTGAGTTGACCGACAAGTTGCACCTGAATCAGCTTAGAAATAGACAC TGGTACATCCAAGCAACCTGCGCCACCCAAGGTCACGGTTTGTATGAAGGCCTAGATTGGTTATCCAATGAACTCGCCAAGAAATGA